A stretch of bacterium DNA encodes these proteins:
- a CDS encoding anthranilate synthase component I family protein: MAYMQLKDTPGIILIDDWDVDNLIGRSYFLRDPINMVVAKSPQEVLDCLALVDHYLKSGKFAAGYVAYEAGTDLTLRKTPGHQLQLPYVWFGIYDQCEEAGYDEVDCGDESGLDDISDIHLNISSQEYLEGVQQIKEYIEKGDVYQINYTCKLLFNHKKPALQLFARLRRAHRVGFSAYINTGDYQIASLSPELFLKREGKQIISRPMKGTAGRGKWSAEDNEIASHLMNDEKNRAENLMILDLMRNDLGRISTTGSIEVPRIFHIERYPSLFQMTSDVTGCLQEGTSLTDIFKATFPPGSITGAPKIRAIELIYELEREARGVYCG, translated from the coding sequence ATGGCTTACATGCAACTAAAAGATACTCCCGGAATAATTTTAATAGATGATTGGGATGTCGATAATTTAATCGGTCGGTCATACTTCTTGCGCGATCCTATTAATATGGTGGTTGCTAAATCGCCGCAAGAAGTTTTGGATTGCTTGGCGCTTGTTGATCACTATCTCAAAAGCGGAAAATTTGCTGCCGGTTATGTGGCTTATGAAGCAGGAACGGACTTAACTCTGCGCAAAACACCTGGACATCAACTCCAATTACCTTATGTATGGTTTGGAATTTATGATCAATGTGAGGAAGCGGGTTATGACGAGGTCGATTGCGGTGATGAAAGTGGTTTAGACGACATATCAGATATCCATCTAAACATCTCTTCACAGGAGTACCTAGAAGGGGTTCAACAAATTAAGGAATACATCGAGAAAGGCGATGTCTATCAGATCAACTACACATGCAAACTTCTTTTCAATCATAAAAAGCCTGCCCTTCAGCTTTTCGCCCGATTAAGACGCGCTCACCGTGTAGGTTTCTCCGCTTATATAAACACTGGCGATTATCAAATTGCATCTCTATCCCCTGAATTGTTTTTGAAACGCGAAGGTAAACAGATTATTTCCAGGCCAATGAAAGGCACTGCCGGACGAGGCAAATGGTCTGCAGAAGACAACGAGATCGCATCTCACTTAATGAATGACGAAAAGAACCGCGCAGAAAACCTCATGATCTTGGACCTGATGCGCAACGATCTCGGGCGAATTAGCACAACAGGGAGTATTGAGGTACCACGAATCTTTCATATCGAACGCTACCCGTCACTGTTCCAAATGACGAGTGATGTCACCGGATGTCTTCAAGAGGGCACGTCATTAACAGACATCTTTAAAGCCACTTTTCCTCCAGGTTCTATAACTGGCGCGCCAAAGATTCGAGCGATAGAACTTATATATGAATTAGAACGAGAGGCGCGTGGCGTTTATTGCGG